The Comamonas testosteroni genome contains the following window.
CCTGTGTGGACTCCACACGGAACTCCAGATAGCCTCGCTGCAGATAGTAGGAGCGCAGCGACTCCAGGTCGGCATTGAGCTTGTTGCGCGCATAACGGTCAGACTTGGTGTACCAGCTCATCCAGTTGCCGGTGTCCTGGTCGAACAAGTCCTTGAGCGTCGATTCCTTGAAGGCCTTGTTGCCCACAATGTGGATTTCGTTGATCTTGGCCGGCTCGCCTTCGGAGACGGTGAAGGTCAGGTTCACTCGGTTGCGCTCGATAGGCGTCACCGTGGTCACCACTTCAGCGCCATACAGGCTGCGGTTGATGTACTGGCGCTTGAGCTCTTGCTCGGCGCGATCAGCCAGCGCCTTGTCGAAAGGACGGCCATCGGCCAGGCCCACGTCACGCATGGCCTTGAGCAGAGTGTCCTTGTCGAACTCCTTGGTGCCGGCAAAGTTCACCTCGGCAATGGTGGGGCGCTCTTCCACGACCACCACCAGCACATTGCCATTGGCTTCGAGGCGCACGTCCTTGAACAGACCCAGAGCAAATAGCGAACGAATGGCAGCAGCGCCCTTTTCGTCGTTGTAGTCATCGCCCACGCGCAAAGGCATGGAAGCGAACACCGTACCGGGCTCCACTCGCTGCAAACCCTCGACGCGGATATCTTGAACTTTGAAGGGCTCCAATGCCCATGCCGCTTGCGCAGCTAAAACCATAGCAGCCATGGCAGTTGCAGAGCGCACGCCCAAGCGATTGAAATGTTTTTTCATGAGTGGAAATCGCCGCGAATGCGGCCTACCGTAGCGGTAAAAATTAGCCCCAGAGCCGGTTGATATCGTTGAAAAAGGCGACTGACATCATCAGCAATATGACTGCGACGCCTGCACGCTGCAGTCTTTCAGCCCAGACATCAGAGACACTGCGCCCCGTCAAACCTTCCCAAAGATAATACATCAGGTGCCCACCATCCAGAACGGGCAATGGTAGCAGGTTGAGAACGCCCAGGCTGATGCTGATCAGCGCGAGGAACGACAGGTATTGCACCAGTCCCATGCTGGCGGACTTGCCCGCATAGTCTGCGATCGTCAAAGGACCGCTGATATTCTTGAGCGAGGCCTGACCGATCAGCATGCGCCCCATCATGCGCAGTGTCATGGAAGACAGCTCCCAGGTCTTGTGCACACCGGCACTCAGGCCATCGAGAAAGCCGCGGCGCACCAGCACCATTTCCGGCTGGCTGCCGATGACGGCGTTCACACGTGCAGTTGCAGCTTGCCCATCCTTGCCAGGTACTATTTCCGGCTGCACCCGCAGATTCAGACGCTGGCCCGCGCGCTCCACAACCCACACCTGCGGCTCAACCTGTCCAGATGCACCCGAGGCTCGAATCGCGGCACGCGCCTGCGCGCCATCCAGAACTGCCTGAGCATTGATGCTGAGCAGCACATCGCCTTTTTGCAGGCCCGCCTTGTCTGCCGGGCCTCCTGCGACAATCTCGTCAATGACCGCGCGGCTCCAGGCTCCCTGCAGCCCCACCTTGTCAAAGAAAGCCGCATCTGGTTCCTTTTGTTGCAAAGAAGCGAGATCCAGCGGCACGATGCGCGCCGCGCCATGCGCCTGGTCAGCCACTTCCAGCTGCAGGGACTCGCCTTCAATGGCCGCCGTCGTCACCAGCCAGCGCAAATCACCCAGAGCACGCACAGGCTGCCACTCCTGGCCTCCCACTGCGGCACGCTGCACCCAGTCGCCACTTTGAATACCGGCCTGATGCAGCAACGTGCCTTCCGGAGGAGCCGCGAGTCGGGCTGCAGGCTCGTTGGCCCCCACCCAGTTGACCACCGCCAGCAGCACCACGGCCAGCACCAGATTGGCTGCCGGCCCCGCGGCAACAATGGCTGCACGTGAACGCAGGGGCTGATTGTTGAAGGCCAGATGTTTTTCCTCGGGCCTGACCTCGCCCTCGCGTTCATCAAGCATGCGCACATAGCCGCCCAGAGGCAGCGCTGCGATCACATACTCGGTGCCCGATTTCTTGCCGGCCCAGCGCAACAGAGGCTTGCCAAAGCCCACGGAGTAACGCAGCACCTTGACGCCGCAAGCCACGGCAACGCGATAGTGGCCCCACTCATGCACTGCAATCAGAACACCGAGCGCCACGATGAAAGCCACAACCGTCAGCAACACCTGAAACTCCTTAATGCCAATCAATGCTTGGAGTGTGCAGCAAGCCGCAAGTTCAACCGCAACTCCTCAAGCACCCGAACCCGGCGCCAGATCAGCGCGCCCACTGCCTGGCTATGTCAGCCGCACGCTCGCGCGCTCGCTCATCGAGCGCCATCAACTCTTCCAGACTGCCTACGGCACCGGGCTGCACGGATTCCAGCGTCTGCAGATTGACGGCATGAATGCGGTCAAACGACAGGCGACGCTCCAGGAATGCGGCGACCGCCACTTCGTTCGCTGCGTTGAGCACCGTGGTTGTGCCCTCGGGCGCGCACAGCGCCTGCCAGGACAGATGAAGGCCCGGAAAGCGCTGCGCATCCGCCTCCTCGAAGGTCAGCGCCGCCAGCTTGGTGAAATCCAGTACAGGTGCGCCGCTCTCGATGCGCTTGGGCCAGGCCAGACCGCAGGCAATCGGCACCCGCATATCAGGCGTTCCCAGCTGGGCGAGCACCGACGAATCCTTGAACTGCACCATGGAGTGCACGATCTGCTGCGGATGGATCACCACCTTGATCTTCTCGGGCGCCATATCGAACAGCCAGCGCGCCTCGATCACCTCCAGCGCCTTGTTCATCATGGTGGCCGAGTCCACCGAGATCTTGCGCCCCATGGAGAAATTCGGGTGAGAGCACGCCTGCTCAGGAGTGATCTCGGACAGCGTCGCCGGGTCGCGTTGACGGAAGGGACCGCCGGATGCCGTCAACAGCAAGGAGTCGACGCGATCAGTCCAGGTGCGGCTGTCTTCGGGCAGACACTGGAAGATGGCCGAGTGCTCGCTATCAATGGGCAGCAAGGTGGCACCATGGCGCTTGACGGTGTCCATGAACAGGGCACCGCCCACCACCATGGCCTCCTTGTTGGCCAGCAGCAGACGCTTGCCAGCCCTGGCAGCCGCCAGACAGGGCGCCAGACCGGCCGCTCCGACAATCGCCCCCATGACGGCATCCACATCAGGATGCGACGCAATCACTTCAAGAGCATCCCGCTCCTGAAGAACCTGTGTTTGAAGCCCGTTATGCTTGATTGCCTCAGCCAGTTGACGAGCATGGGGCGCACTGGCCATCACAGCGAACTGCGGCTTGAACTGCGCGCATTGCCTGAGCATCAGATCCACTTGCGTGGCTGCGCTCAGCGCGAAGATTTCGTATTGTTCAGGGTGGCGTGCCACCACATCCAGGGTATTGGTTCCGATGGAACCGGTAGAACCCAGAACCGTGATTTTCTGCTTCATGGATGCACAAAGGATGAGAGCATCATCGCCAACGGCAGTGTGGGCAGGAGAGCATCAATGCGATCCAGGACACCACCATGGCCGGGCAGCAAGCCGCTGCTGTCCTTGACACCGACGCTGCGCTTGATGAGGGATTCGACCAGGTCGCCCACCACACTCATCGCAGCCATAAACACCGCAGCCAGCAGCAGGAACCAAAGTCCGCGCGACTGCAGCACCGAATAGAAACTGGGAACACCGGCGCCGTAGTGACGATCTGCCCAGCTCCAGACCAGAGCCAGAACAATCACCCCCAGCATGCCGCCCCAGACACCTTCCCAGCTCTTGCCGGGACTGATGGAAGGAGCAAGCTTGTTCCTGGTGAACTTCAGGCCGAAAGTGCGACCCGCAAAGTAGGCAAAAACATCGGCCACCCAGACCAGCACCAGCACCGACAGCAGGAAGTTGATGCCGATATTGCGCGCCTGCACCACGGCCAGCCAGGCCAGCCACAATGCCAGCACGCCGCCGACCAGACGGACTGCTGCCGGAATATGCGGCCAGCCCGCCACACCAGCGCGCAGCAGCAAAACGCCCCCCAGCACCCAGAGGGAACCCGCAATCAGCCACACCGTGGGCAGAGGCTGATCCACCCAGCCGGCCCACCAGGAGCCAGCGCACAGCGCCGTACAGACAGCACCCAGAGCCAGCGAGCCTGCCTGTCCAAAACCATTGAGTCGCCCCCACTCCCAGGCACCGGCCGCCATGAACAACAGCATCAGTGCGGCAAAAGGCACGGTGCTGGCCGTATAAAACAGTGCCGGCAGCAAAATGGCCAGCAGAATCAAGGCGGTAATGACGCGCTGCTTGAGCATGGCACCTCTTATGGTTAAGCCGTCAGGGTGACGGTGGATGATGGTTGAATCTGCTCGGAAGTCTGGCCGAAGCGGCGCTCACGACCGCCAAACACGGCAATGGCCTCGTCAAGAGCCGCCTCGTCGAAATCAGGCCACAGGGCATTGCTGAAAAAAAGCTCTGTATAAGCAGCCTGCCAGAGCAGGAAATTGCTGATGCGGGTTTCACCGCCGGTGCGGATCATGAGATCAGGATCCGGCACATGGGCCAAGGCCATGGCCCTGTCCAGATTCTCGGGAGTCAGCTCCAGCCCCTGGGCCACCAACTTCTGTGCAGCCTGGGCTATATCCCAGCGGCCGCCGTAGTTGAAGCAGACGTTGAGAACCAGACGCGTGTTGTGGGCGGTGATGCGCTCAGCCTCGGCCAAGCCCTCTCGAACCTTGTCGCTCAGCCCCTGACGGTCGCCGACAAAGTACAGACGCACGCCGTCGCGGCTGAGTTGAGCGACTTCCTTGGCCAGGGCATTGGCCAGCAGGCTCATGAGCCCCGAAACCTCTTCCTGAGGCCTGTTCCAGTTCTCGGAGGAAAACGCAAACACCGTGAGCACCTGCACGCCGCGCTCGACGCAGGCGCGAGCGCAGCGGCGCAGGGACTCCACCCCCTGCTTGTGACCGGCAAGACGTGGAAGCAGACGGCGCTTGGCCCACCGTCCGTTGCCGTCCATGATGACGGCGATATGGCGCGGAACCGCGCCGTTTTTCTTGGATGTCAAAAGTGCAAGTCCTTTGGAAAGACTCAGACCGCCATGATGTCCTGTTCCTTGGCCGCCACCAGCGTATCGACCTCGGCAATATGCTTGTCGGTGATCTTCTGGATTTCGGCTTCGGAGCGCTTCTGATCGTCTTCAGAGGCTTCCTTGTCCTTGACCAGCTTCTTCACGCCTTCGTTGGCATCGCGGCGCAGGTTGCGAACGGCAATCTTGGCGTTCTCGCCTTCGTTGCGCGCCAGCTTGGTCATTTCCTTGCGGCGCTCTTCGCTCATGGGAGGCATGGGCACGCGAATCAGATCGCCCATGGAGGCAGGATTCAGGCCCAGATCACTCTCGCGAATGGCCTTTTCCACCTTGGCAGCCATGTTCTTTTCCCAGGGCTGCACGCTGATGGTGCGGGAATCCAGCAAAGACACATTGGCCACCTGAGACAGAGGCACCATGGAGCCGTAGTACTCGACATGAATGGCATCCAGCAGCGCGGGATTCGCACGGCCGGTACGCACGCGAGCCAGGTTGTTCTTCAGAGCCTCGATGGACTGACCCATCTTGGTTTCGGTGTTCTTTTTGATTTCAGCGATCGTCATGTTCTTGTTCCTTTGCGGGCATGTGGCGGCAAAACGCTCAAGCGTACACCAGAGTGCCTTCGTCTTCACCCATGACCACGCGCTTGAGTGCGCCGGGCTTGACGATGGAGAACACGCGAATCGGCAGCTTCTGGTCGCGGCACAGCGCGAAAGCCGTGGCATCCATGATGCCCAGATTGCGCGAGATGGCCTCATCGAAAGCCAGCTTGTCGTAACGCGTGGCCGAAGGATCCTTGACCGGATCAGCCGTGTACACGCCATCCACCTTGGTGGCCTTGAGCACGACTTCGGCGCCGATTTCAGCACCGCGCAGCGCAGCGGCCGTGTCGGTGGTGAAGAAGGGATTGCCCGTGCCGGCAGCGAACACCACGACCTTGCCCTCTTCCAGGTACTGCAGCGCCTTGGGACGCACATAGGGCTCGACCACCTGCTCGATACCGATGGCGGACATCACGCGAGCCGTCAAACCCTGCTTGTCCATGGCATCTGCCAGAGCCAGGGCGTTCATCACCGTGGCCAGCATGCCCATATAGTCGGCAGTCGCACGGTCCATGCCGACCGAGCCACCTGCCACGCCGCGGAAGATGTTGCCGCCGCCGATCACCACGGCAACCTGCACACCCACCTTGGTCACTTCCACGATCTCAGCCACCATGCGTTCGATGGTTGCACGGTTGATGCCGAACTGGTCATCTCCCATTAACGCCTCCCCCGACAGCTTGAGCAAGATGCGCTTGTGGGCTGGAATGGCGTTGGACATGGTGTTTCTCCGATGGAAGTTGAATGAGTATGAAAACGGGAGGGGAATAAATCAATCGCGGCTCTAGGCCGCGATTGTTGCTAAGGCTTAGGTTTAAGCACCAGCCTTGGCTGCTGCCACCTGGGCAGCCACTTCAGCGGCGAAGTCATCAGTCTTCTTCTCAATGCCTTCACCCACGACATACATCGTGAACGCCTTCACATTGGTGTTGGCAGCCTTGAGCATCTGAGCCACGGTTTGCTTGCCGTCAGCAGCCTTCACGAAGACCTGGTCAGCCAGGGACACTTCCTTCAGGTACTTCTGCACGGAGCCTTCCACCATCTTGGAAACGATGTCGGCAGGCTTGCCGGATTCGGCTGCCTTGCCTTCGGCCACAGCGCGTTCCTTGGCGATCAGGTCAGCAGGCACGTCAGCGGAAGTCAGAGCCACGGGCTTCATGGCAGCCACGTGCATTGCCACGTCCTTGGCAGCAGCAGCGTCGCCGTCGAACTCGACCACCACGCCAATGCGGGTGCCGTGCACGTAGGCAGCCAGGCCAGCGCCGCTGAAAGCCTTGAAGCGACGGAAGGACATGTTTTCGCCGATCTTGCCGATCAGACCCTTGCGCACGTCTTCCAGAGTGGGGCCGTAGCCGTCTTGTTCGTAGGCCAGAGCGCCCAGAGCGTCCAGGTCAGCAGGGTTGTGCTCAGCGACCAGCTTGGCAGCGGCGTTGGCCATGGCCAGGAAGCTGTCGTTCTTGGACACGAAGTCGGTTTCGCTGTTCACTTCGATCAGGCCGCCCTTGCCGCCGTCGATGAAAGCAGCCACAACGCCTTCAGCAGTCACACGGGAAGCGGCCTTGCCAGCCTTGGTACCCAGCTTGACGCGCAGCAGCTCTTCAGCCTTGGCCATATCGCCATCAGCTTCGGTCAGAGCCTTCTTGCATTCCATCATGGGGGCGTCGGTCTTGGCGCGCAGTTCAGCGACCATGCTTGCAGTAATTGCCATCGTATTTCTCCAGTATCAGTTCGATTCGTTACAGGAACGACTTACGCAAACTGGCAAAGGCACGAAACTCGCCTTTGTGACACACCGCCGGTGCATTCTTTCTTGCGTAAGTCCAGTCAGGATTCCGGCTAAAAAAACGGGGCTACCTAGAGCCCCGCTTTTTCTCGCGATGCGGTCGCGCAGCCGGACTTCGCTTAGGCGGCGGATTCTTCCACTTCCACGAACTCGTCGCCGTTCTCACCGGCAGCAGCCTTCACCACGTCGTTCAGACGAGCTTCACGGCCTTCCAGGATTGCGTCGGCGATGCCTTGGGCATACAGCTGCACAGCCTTGGCGGAGTCGTCGTTACCAGGGATCACGTAGTCGATGCCGTCGGGGTTGTGGTTGGTGTCAACCACGCCGATCAGAGGAATGCCCAGCTTCTTGGCTTCAGCGATAGCGATCTTGTGGAAGCCCACGTCGATCACGAAAATGGCGTCGGGCAGACCGTTCATGTCCTGAATGCCGCCGATGTCCTTTTCCAGCTTTTCCAGTTCGCGAACGAACATCAGCTGTTCCTTCTTGGACATGGATTCCAGACCAGCTTCTTGCTGAGCCTTCATGTCCTTCAGACGCTTGATGGAGGTCTTGACGGTCTTGAAGTTGGTCAGCATGCCGCCCAGCCAGCGCTGGTCAACGAAGGGCACGCCAGCGCGCTTGGCTTCTTCAGCCACCAGCTCACGGGCTTGACGCTTTGTACCCACCATCAGGATGGTGCCGCCGTTAGCAGTCAGCTGCTTGGCGAACTTCTGGGCTTCCTGGAACATCGGCAGGGACTTTTCCAGGTTGATGATGTGGATCTTGTTGCGGGCACCGAAGATGAACGGAGCCATCTTGGGATTCCAGAAACGAGTTTGGTGACCGAAGTGGACGCCGGCTTCCAGCATCTCGCGCATTGTTACTGCCATGTTAATTACCTCAAAGGTTGGGTCTAAAATCCGGCCCAACGATTGCAGCCGCCTTGAAAAAGCGTCTGCAACACCTTGAATAGGCCGGTTTGCTATTTGCCTTGCCGACTTAAAAGCAATTGTTGCAACACACAAAACGCCATCGCATCAACCACTTTCAGAGCTTTTCAAGTCAATCCTCACGGACTAACCCTTAGCAAAGCCGCAAAATTTTAGCACACTGCCATGCAACTCGACCTCAGTCACGTCGCTCTTGAGATTCGCGAAGGCCGCCAAAGCGCCGCAAACCTCATGCAAATGAGCATTGCTGCCGCCCAAAGCCCCTTGTGCGCCAACGTTTTCAGCCAGACTTTTTTTGACGAGGCACGCTGGGCTGCTGCAGAAACGCCATCCGCTGCCCCCCTGGCCGGCCTGGCCATCTCGGTCAAGGACCTGTTCGACACGCAAGGCACACGCAGTGCCGCCAGCTCCCTGGTGCTGCAGGATGCGCCTGTCGCCCAGACAGACGCCACGGCCGTCGCCCGCCTGCGCGCAGCAGGTGCCGCCATCATCGGCCGCACCCATATGGTCGAGTTCGCTTTTTCCGGCGTGGGCGTGAACCCGCATTTCGGCACCCCCGCCGCGCTGGACGCCCGCCACCCCGCCAACCCTCAGCTGGCGCCCACGTGGCCGGCCCGCATTCCTGGCGGCTCCTCTTCAGGCGCTGCCGTTTCCGTCGCCAGCGGCGCCGCCTGGGCGGCGCTGGGCTCGGATACCGGGGGCTCCATTCGCATTCCCGCTGCACTCAATGGACTAGTGGGCTTCAAAAGCACGGCCAGGCTGGTTCCCACGGAAGGAACAGTGCCACTCGCGCCCACGCTGGACACCGCCTGTGCCATTACCCGCAGCGTGCGCGATGCCGTGCTGCTGCACGAGATTCTGGCCGAGCGCAAAGTCGCCAAGGACGAACGCAGCCTGAGCCAGTGGCGCCTGGCAGTGCCACGCCCCCTGTTCTTCGAGCAGATAGAACCTGCCGTGCGCATCGCCTTCGAACGCAGCATTGCCAAACTGCAGGCCGACGGCGCACAGATCGAGTGGATTGACCTGCCCGAGCTGGAGGAGTTGGACGACATCAACACCATCGGCGGCTTCTCGCCCACCGAAAGCTATGCCTGGCACCGCCACCATCTGCAGGATCCCGCCAAAGCCGCGCTCTACGATCCCCGGGTTCGCTCCCGCATAGAGCGCGGCGCGACCATGAGCGCTGCCGACTATCTGGATCTGCTGGCCGCGCGCAAGCGCTGGATTGCCAGGATGGAGAGCGTCATTGCCGGCCATGACGCCCTGCTATCGCCCACCACGCCGATCACGGCACCCACGATTGCATCCGTCGCCCCGGCCAACGGCTTCGATGCTGCAGCCGACCTCAGGCGTGACGAAGAATTTTTCCGCGTCAACAGCCTGCTGCTGCGCAATACCAGCGTGGTCAACATGCTGGACGGCTGCGCCCTGTCACTGCCGTGCCACAACGCGAACGAGCTCCCCATGGGCCTGATGATCTGGCATGCCGCCCTGCACGACGACGCCGTCCTGAATATCAGCGCGGGCATAGAAGCCGTGCTCAATCGCGTCTGATTTCACTTTTTGTAGCTACAACCGCTTATGGTCACTGGTCTACAAGGCAAAAATCATCAAAACCCACAAATGCGCGACCTGAGGCTATCCTCGGACCATGCTGCGCATTTCCCCCACCGAAATCCCGCCCGCCTCCATGGCGACCGGCCAGGGCTGGCCGCTATTCAGCACCGCCGCCACACGCCAGATCGAGCAGGCTTGCGCCATCAGCCTGCCGCCTCACCGGCTGATGGAGCGCGCAGGCCTTGCGATCGCAAAACTGGCGCTGGCAATAGCCCCGCACGCACAACGCATCTGGATTGCCTGCGGTCCGGGCAACAACGGCGGCGACGGCTTTGAGGCGGCAGCTCAGCTCAGGGCCATGCTGCCCCATGCGCGAATCATGGTCAGCGAAGTGCGCGCACCTGCCGAACTTCCGCCCGACGCACAGATTTCCCGGGGCAAGGCCTTGCAGGCTGGCGTGCAGTGGCTCGATGACGCCCCCGTCGATCTGGGACCACAAGACCTGTGCATCGATGCATTGCTGGGCATAGGACTGAGCCAGCGCCCTGCCGACAAGGCCTCGACTTCCGATCAGCGCCTGCGGCAGTTGCTGGCCCAGGTTCGGCATTGCACCTGCAGCTCACTCTGTGTAGATGTTGCCTCCGGCCTCGATGCCGATACCGGCCAATATCTGAGGGAGTTCGCGCCTGGCCATATCGCCACCAACCAACGACGCTACACGCTTGCCTTGCTGACCCTGCAGCCCGGCCTGTTCACCGGTCAGGGCCGCGATGCCTGCGGAGAAATCTGGTGGGACGACCTCGGCTGCGGCATTGCCAGCGCACCCGACATAGCCAAACCCGCCGCAGCGCGGCCCACGGCGCATCTGAGCAACTCAGGGCTTGCCTCCCCAAG
Protein-coding sequences here:
- the rseP gene encoding RIP metalloprotease RseP, whose amino-acid sequence is MLLTVVAFIVALGVLIAVHEWGHYRVAVACGVKVLRYSVGFGKPLLRWAGKKSGTEYVIAALPLGGYVRMLDEREGEVRPEEKHLAFNNQPLRSRAAIVAAGPAANLVLAVVLLAVVNWVGANEPAARLAAPPEGTLLHQAGIQSGDWVQRAAVGGQEWQPVRALGDLRWLVTTAAIEGESLQLEVADQAHGAARIVPLDLASLQQKEPDAAFFDKVGLQGAWSRAVIDEIVAGGPADKAGLQKGDVLLSINAQAVLDGAQARAAIRASGASGQVEPQVWVVERAGQRLNLRVQPEIVPGKDGQAATARVNAVIGSQPEMVLVRRGFLDGLSAGVHKTWELSSMTLRMMGRMLIGQASLKNISGPLTIADYAGKSASMGLVQYLSFLALISISLGVLNLLPLPVLDGGHLMYYLWEGLTGRSVSDVWAERLQRAGVAVILLMMSVAFFNDINRLWG
- the ispC gene encoding 1-deoxy-D-xylulose-5-phosphate reductoisomerase — translated: MKQKITVLGSTGSIGTNTLDVVARHPEQYEIFALSAATQVDLMLRQCAQFKPQFAVMASAPHARQLAEAIKHNGLQTQVLQERDALEVIASHPDVDAVMGAIVGAAGLAPCLAAARAGKRLLLANKEAMVVGGALFMDTVKRHGATLLPIDSEHSAIFQCLPEDSRTWTDRVDSLLLTASGGPFRQRDPATLSEITPEQACSHPNFSMGRKISVDSATMMNKALEVIEARWLFDMAPEKIKVVIHPQQIVHSMVQFKDSSVLAQLGTPDMRVPIACGLAWPKRIESGAPVLDFTKLAALTFEEADAQRFPGLHLSWQALCAPEGTTTVLNAANEVAVAAFLERRLSFDRIHAVNLQTLESVQPGAVGSLEELMALDERARERAADIARQWAR
- a CDS encoding phosphatidate cytidylyltransferase, with amino-acid sequence MLKQRVITALILLAILLPALFYTASTVPFAALMLLFMAAGAWEWGRLNGFGQAGSLALGAVCTALCAGSWWAGWVDQPLPTVWLIAGSLWVLGGVLLLRAGVAGWPHIPAAVRLVGGVLALWLAWLAVVQARNIGINFLLSVLVLVWVADVFAYFAGRTFGLKFTRNKLAPSISPGKSWEGVWGGMLGVIVLALVWSWADRHYGAGVPSFYSVLQSRGLWFLLLAAVFMAAMSVVGDLVESLIKRSVGVKDSSGLLPGHGGVLDRIDALLPTLPLAMMLSSFVHP
- the uppS gene encoding polyprenyl diphosphate synthase, giving the protein MTSKKNGAVPRHIAVIMDGNGRWAKRRLLPRLAGHKQGVESLRRCARACVERGVQVLTVFAFSSENWNRPQEEVSGLMSLLANALAKEVAQLSRDGVRLYFVGDRQGLSDKVREGLAEAERITAHNTRLVLNVCFNYGGRWDIAQAAQKLVAQGLELTPENLDRAMALAHVPDPDLMIRTGGETRISNFLLWQAAYTELFFSNALWPDFDEAALDEAIAVFGGRERRFGQTSEQIQPSSTVTLTA
- the frr gene encoding ribosome recycling factor; this translates as MTIAEIKKNTETKMGQSIEALKNNLARVRTGRANPALLDAIHVEYYGSMVPLSQVANVSLLDSRTISVQPWEKNMAAKVEKAIRESDLGLNPASMGDLIRVPMPPMSEERRKEMTKLARNEGENAKIAVRNLRRDANEGVKKLVKDKEASEDDQKRSEAEIQKITDKHIAEVDTLVAAKEQDIMAV
- the pyrH gene encoding UMP kinase, whose product is MSNAIPAHKRILLKLSGEALMGDDQFGINRATIERMVAEIVEVTKVGVQVAVVIGGGNIFRGVAGGSVGMDRATADYMGMLATVMNALALADAMDKQGLTARVMSAIGIEQVVEPYVRPKALQYLEEGKVVVFAAGTGNPFFTTDTAAALRGAEIGAEVVLKATKVDGVYTADPVKDPSATRYDKLAFDEAISRNLGIMDATAFALCRDQKLPIRVFSIVKPGALKRVVMGEDEGTLVYA
- the tsf gene encoding translation elongation factor Ts → MAITASMVAELRAKTDAPMMECKKALTEADGDMAKAEELLRVKLGTKAGKAASRVTAEGVVAAFIDGGKGGLIEVNSETDFVSKNDSFLAMANAAAKLVAEHNPADLDALGALAYEQDGYGPTLEDVRKGLIGKIGENMSFRRFKAFSGAGLAAYVHGTRIGVVVEFDGDAAAAKDVAMHVAAMKPVALTSADVPADLIAKERAVAEGKAAESGKPADIVSKMVEGSVQKYLKEVSLADQVFVKAADGKQTVAQMLKAANTNVKAFTMYVVGEGIEKKTDDFAAEVAAQVAAAKAGA
- the rpsB gene encoding 30S ribosomal protein S2 codes for the protein MAVTMREMLEAGVHFGHQTRFWNPKMAPFIFGARNKIHIINLEKSLPMFQEAQKFAKQLTANGGTILMVGTKRQARELVAEEAKRAGVPFVDQRWLGGMLTNFKTVKTSIKRLKDMKAQQEAGLESMSKKEQLMFVRELEKLEKDIGGIQDMNGLPDAIFVIDVGFHKIAIAEAKKLGIPLIGVVDTNHNPDGIDYVIPGNDDSAKAVQLYAQGIADAILEGREARLNDVVKAAAGENGDEFVEVEESAA
- a CDS encoding amidase yields the protein MQLDLSHVALEIREGRQSAANLMQMSIAAAQSPLCANVFSQTFFDEARWAAAETPSAAPLAGLAISVKDLFDTQGTRSAASSLVLQDAPVAQTDATAVARLRAAGAAIIGRTHMVEFAFSGVGVNPHFGTPAALDARHPANPQLAPTWPARIPGGSSSGAAVSVASGAAWAALGSDTGGSIRIPAALNGLVGFKSTARLVPTEGTVPLAPTLDTACAITRSVRDAVLLHEILAERKVAKDERSLSQWRLAVPRPLFFEQIEPAVRIAFERSIAKLQADGAQIEWIDLPELEELDDINTIGGFSPTESYAWHRHHLQDPAKAALYDPRVRSRIERGATMSAADYLDLLAARKRWIARMESVIAGHDALLSPTTPITAPTIASVAPANGFDAAADLRRDEEFFRVNSLLLRNTSVVNMLDGCALSLPCHNANELPMGLMIWHAALHDDAVLNISAGIEAVLNRV
- a CDS encoding NAD(P)H-hydrate dehydratase codes for the protein MLRISPTEIPPASMATGQGWPLFSTAATRQIEQACAISLPPHRLMERAGLAIAKLALAIAPHAQRIWIACGPGNNGGDGFEAAAQLRAMLPHARIMVSEVRAPAELPPDAQISRGKALQAGVQWLDDAPVDLGPQDLCIDALLGIGLSQRPADKASTSDQRLRQLLAQVRHCTCSSLCVDVASGLDADTGQYLREFAPGHIATNQRRYTLALLTLQPGLFTGQGRDACGEIWWDDLGCGIASAPDIAKPAAARPTAHLSNSGLASPRARPHATHKGSFGDVAVLGGEGLGLRGLSMTGAAWLAALAALHAGAGRVMLALLDEQSPQGIAPWPEIMLRRPAEQDWSQATVVCGCGGGEAVQAWLPHILAQAPQLVLDADALNAVASSPALAQQLSQRASLQQTTILTPHPLEAARLLQTSTAQVQANRLQSCLQLASKFQCTVLLKGSGTVVANPQQQVWINASGNARLATGGTGDVLAGLIAALWAQGQSADMAATQAAFRHGHVADCWPADLPFSASALALRLGNQ